In Babesia microti strain RI chromosome IV, complete genome, the sequence ATGCCCACAGGAAGAGATTGTACGATTACATAACACCGGGTATCATGggtaataatgatattttagaTGACTTGTTACTAACTGATGACATGGAGATTACTggtatatacataatagGTGATCAAGAATATAATTATGCTACCgataatgaaaatgaattaattggttGTAAAATACAAGTAAAAAGGCTGTATGTAAGGAATCCGCTGCTATTGGAACAAATAGACAATGAGTCATTGGAAGCTGGTTCTTATTGCAGAAACTTGGAGgcaatatatttgattaaaaaCATTCCAGTTGATCTAGTTTTAGTGGCAAATTGCTTAGAAGATGTCGCATTAGGTTCATTGTGCCATTCAATGCTTGGATTAGGCGGGGGGAGTATAATACGCAATCAATATCTACAACCATTAATCTCAAATGACGTGACTTCTTGTGGCTATAGAAAAGTATTATTCATAGGAAGACCTTTTAGGGATTTGACGGCTAAAGagatatatttgttggCCCGACATGAAAATCTTGTTAGCAATGTGGCATACAATTCATCAATAcgttatttatatcaaatgGAATTTCTGTTGGATATTGGTGAGAAACATCCAAATTCCctaaaaaatattgctAAACTTACGGCGGGATCGAACATCAATTGCACTATGGTTAATGTATGCGCcatatgtaaatttgtaagTAATCGTGACAATGGAGATATATGTTCTGCATGCCTGGAGATATCCAATATTTCCGAAAAAGCCAAGAGTTACCTCCATTCATTAATTTGACTCGCCATTGTGCAGAACtttacatttaatttggaTCTGTATGACTGACTTTCTGTCTAATTTTtgcaattatatttaattctTTATAAATACACGGGTTAAATCTAATTATTTCACGAATTTGAggaatatataacattataaCGCGTGTTTTATtgaataaaaattcaattatgtgataaattatacatttatgtGGTTTATTACAAATCTAATTGCGAACATTGTCGTCgaaatttttcattatatCAAAAAGGTGATGTATCTAATGATCGCTAATctatattgtaatatttagtTGAATCATCTAATAGTTTCCTCAAATTGAAccgaaaattttaaaaatatctatgtaacaatttttaagtAGCAAAAATCATCTGCCttccaaaaaatatttaccaatataGAGTTACAATGTATAAAACTGTAAATTCGCCAATGCGaacaaaatatctaattatatactataAGTTTAAATctatgataatttttattttcaaaacCTTCAATGTAATTTCTTCTATTACTGTTAGGGCCGTAACGTAATGCTGTAATGCTAGTACAAATACTAAGCCCCAAATTATGGCAACATGTCATTTaactttaatttttatttcataCTACAAGTTTTTATCAAAGGTAATTTTCCATTGTATATCATGTGATCTTGCCCAGTGCATAACTTAGTGATTGTGCGTGTGGGTAACGTATACCTTACATgagattttgaaaataaatttccttgtaaattataaattgatattcgctcttaaatatttaaaatgacTAAAAGGTTGGGTACAGACAAAATGGATCAAAAGTTCCAGTACGTACAGTAGGACAGTTAGAATGAATAACTCAGCAATTTACGATGCAGCCACGAAAGTGGTTTCggtaaattattaattgttatgtaGGAAGCAgtgattaaaaataaacttaAGGAATTTGAGAAGGAAAGTGTGGATGTAATAAGGGAGGTTGAAAAGGATAAATGCGATAAACagattgaaattgatgacGATGATATGATCTCTAGCTGGAGGGAGAGGCGTGCAAAGCAATTGAAGGTgacaaattgttaatttagagAATAAAGGATGAAATGCGAGAATTTATGGAAAACGGCCATGGCCAACTAGATAGAGTGGGGACTGAGGCAGATATTATCAAACTATCCACCAAAACTGAGAGGATTATTTGTCACCTAACTCAGGATGAATTTCGGATGTGCCAAACAATCGAAAGTGCTCTAACAAAACTAGCCAAAAAACATATCGAAACTAAATTTGTAAGGTGAGctttacaaaattatccaGCATTGAAGCGACGAAAGCGCCGTTTTTTACAGAAAAACTTGCAATACGCATCCTTCCCACCATCATATGCATTTTAAACGGAAAGGTGGAGGAGATAATCATCGGGTTTGATAAAATAGGAGGGATGAAACTCGATTTTGACATGCTAGAAGAGTTGCTGACATCACATAAGATGATTGTATCACATTTAAATGACTGTTAATCACCTAGctaattgtttaaaaagTTTTTAATCTGCGTTAATTGTTGTTGCAACACATCTGAATCCCATTTTGAACCATCTGATTGTAACAATTGCGTCAATTGCACTTTGTCAATCTGTTTAGGATAGTTCTCGATGATTGACAATACCATTTCGCCAAAAACTTCCCTAAATTGTAATGATTCATCTTTAAATGGTAGTATTGATGCGATTATTCCATCCACATTCAGCATATTTAAATCGACAACCTTATTGTTTACGAGGTGATAAATCAGCATTGTCGCTTTTTCTTTAGTCTGATGAGAACGATTGCTTACCCTGTGAGCGTGATTAGTTTCAAAAATGCTATTAAGCAGATTATATCTTCCAAATTTAGCGaaatcctaaataaattaaatatcaCCTTCCCAGACGGGGGATAGGAACTGACTAATGCGGACATCGTGGATATGATTGGGGATATATCATAAAAACCATCAATTcttgaaaataatttatccaaaagctgaataaataaattgcttACGCCTCTACTAAAAGCCTCATTTGAAACAACTTCATTGTTTCCCAATGCCGAAGTTAATATTTTCAGtgtcaattttacaatttccaCATTATCAGATTCGATTAACTTCATTAATGTATTCAGTATTTCAtttctaaatataaattaactTACTTTGCTATGTCTAGTGAGTGAGCTGGATGTTCATCTAAGTATGATTCTATGATATAAAGATTTTTCATTATATTCGCATCATCCAATTGAAACTCTCCATTTACAAAACTTACAGTGTCCTTAATAGCAGTTTCTAATTGTTTTTCAGCTTCTTTAGTGCTCTCTAAGGCTTTAGTAAGAAAATCTAAATCTTCTTTACTCATTTTCTTAAATTTAGTTGTATTGTCATTGTCATTAGTATCAGATATGGCATTCTTTAACGTCCAATTTAGTAACTCTTTCCATTGACGATCTCccatatttgttatttgtgaatttgTACAGAAAATggtatgtaaaaattattaaagtCACAAATAAAGCATAATGAGTCAAGCAATAATATGTGGCTATTATGTTATGTAGTAGACCCTGGTGGACGCGCAAGATCACGCTCGCAAGGGCACGTAAGCAGATAgattttttgaacaaaaatGCAGAAAGATCACCAGataatggtaaaattaatagGTGTGGATTAAGTTCCGGATTATTCCAAAGAAAAGCCATTTTCAGGCGCCCAGTCGTTAGGATTCCATCTTTGGCACGacaatcaataaataatagtaagtattaaactattatttgtatatataattttaatccTTTAATTTCTTAAGGGGTTTGCTTATATAGTGAATCTTTTACTAATATAGACACCAACAATACCAATTGCCAATCTATATTTGACGAGACCAACAAGGAATCGATAATATCAGCCTCAAAATCCAGAAAAGAATTGAACAAAGGATTGTTATCTGTTTCTGAAAGGGGAAATGCTGCCTTCTGGGAATGCAAGCCATTTGTTCGTCAAGCAGAATGGCTATTCAATCATAACGTCAAATCTGTCATAAAGAATGAAGTCAGCGTTATTTCtcaaacaaataataagaATTTTGAATCTACTAGTGTATATTCTAAGTCTAGGACTCCAAACTCACAAACAGAAACCGAAGATATTATACACAGACAATCAGTAGATGATGGATGTACAACAAGTGGAGATAATCAACAGCAAAGCTTCCCAATTTTCATAAAAGAAGTGCTGTCTAAGATACCAAATGCGCCTTATACGTCTAATTTGGaagataatttttcaattgccGAACAAATAAGTTTATTAAAGTCACAGCACGCAAACTTATTGTCATCCGATATTTCCCCTGAAAGTCTAAAAACTGCcgaaattttattaagCTTCTACCCGGGAATTGAACGTAAAGAAAGGTTAAATGAGGTGCAACAGTTTAAATCTGAAACTTTTGAATCACTTATACAAAAGGGGGGTGAAATCGATAAGATTAATTTGCTTATTAAGCAAAGGGCACTAGACGGCAATCTGACTGATTGTCtagaaatattaaataaaatgaaaatCTACGGATTAAATCCCAGTGTACAGACATATAACAACGTGTTACTAAGTACTTGTGCCCTTAAAAATCCCAAATCTGCGCGATTTATCTACCTAAAAATGGTGGCAGAATCACTTACTCCAGATATTAAAACATTCAGTATACTAATCAAAACGCACGTACTGGCCAGGGATTTAAACTCGGCCTTTGCTCTGCAAAGGAAGATGGAAAGAGATGGCATTGCTAGTGACGTGGTTGTTTTCTCTATCTTAATTGATGGGCTAGTAAATAATGGCCATGTTGATCGTGCCTGGGAGACATATAATTATGCGCGAACTTGGCGTCTAATAGAACCAGACCAAGTGCTATTTACTATAATGATCAAGGCATGTTACAAAAATGGAGAAGTAGAGAAAGCACTGAATTTATATGATGAAATGATAGCTATGGGCCTCCACCCTACTGACTTAACTTATACTACTTTAATTAAATCTATGGGTAAAAGGAAGGGATTTATGGATAAAGCTTTCCACTTCTACAACCTGATGAAATGCGAAGATATGCCAATTACCAAATCTGTTTACCAGCACTTACTTAAGTGCTGCGGGAGGAATGGAGTGTATTCTCGAGCAGAATTAACactaaatgaatataagAATGCAGGTTTTCAGCCCGAAGAAGTTGACATATACCATTTAATTATGTCTATGAAAAAGGGTGCCAGGGTTAAGGGATTGAGCGGTGTAACTATAAGGAAGGTTTTTGATATGATCAAAACAGCTGCTGATGGAGGTGTTGCAATAACTTCAGTTACACTAAATGGTCTGATTGAATTATATCAAGCGGGAGGGTTTTACAAATACGCAATTGAAgttttggaaatatttccACATTTTAACGCCACACCCAATCAGCACACATACGAGATACTCCTCAAGTAAGTTTATGTCACATTTTATTTCTTgaaaacaaattatttatatttttaataaatatacaattcatATCGAAAGCCAATGATTAACCCCATTATTTACAGTTtactttaaaataattgattgttaatatattattttcagTAGGCAAACTTTATAAAGTTAActcaaatttaaacataatttCCGTTATACAGATTTTTGGGTAGCGAACTTAAGGAACCTGGAATGTTTTTCAACCTTTGGAAATTGATGCGCAGCAAGGGAGTAACTCCATCGCATAAATTAATGTGTTTGGCACTTCAAGTGGCACTAATGTCCGGTAAAATACGATATCACTTAGGTTCGAGTAAAATGACTCTAGAAGTATTGCGTGAGATGTACAATTTAAGGATTTTCCCTACACCTAAGCTTGTAACGGAATTGTACAAACGGGGGAAACACATAGTGGAGATTCACCTTGCAGTTAAGGATTTGGAGGAGTTACAAAGAAATTTAGTGCAGCAAAGGTGTAAAAGGGAAACAGAATTGCTGCAATCTTATGTAGACGAGAGGCAACTTAACTCTTACGCTCAGGGCAAGAAGCTGAAT encodes:
- a CDS encoding Thioredoxin domain-containing protein 9 homolog (overlaps_old_locusTagID:BBM_III09500;~overlaps_old_locusTagID:BBM_III09505); the encoded protein is MNNSAIYDAATKVVSEAVIKNKLKEFEKESVDVIREVEKDKCDKQIEIDDDDMISSWRERRAKQLKRIKDEMREFMENGHGQLDRVGTEADIIKLSTKTERIICHLTQDEFRMCQTIESALTKLAKKHIETKFVSIEATKAPFFTEKLAIRILPTIICILNGKVEEIIIGFDKIGGMKLDFDMLEELLTSHKMIVSHLNDC
- a CDS encoding PPR repeat family (overlaps_old_locusTagID:BBM_III09510), which gives rise to MLCSRPWWTRKITLARARKQIDFLNKNAERSPDNGKINRCGLSSGLFQRKAIFRRPVVRIPSLARQSINNNTNNTNCQSIFDETNKESIISASKSRKELNKGLLSVSERGNAAFWECKPFVRQAEWLFNHNVKSVIKNEVSVISQTNNKNFESTSVYSKSRTPNSQTETEDIIHRQSVDDGCTTSGDNQQQSFPIFIKEVLSKIPNAPYTSNLEDNFSIAEQISLLKSQHANLLSSDISPESLKTAEILLSFYPGIERKERLNEVQQFKSETFESLIQKGGEIDKINLLIKQRALDGNLTDCLEILNKMKIYGLNPSVQTYNNVLLSTCALKNPKSARFIYLKMVAESLTPDIKTFSILIKTHVLARDLNSAFALQRKMERDGIASDVVVFSILIDGLVNNGHVDRAWETYNYARTWRLIEPDQVLFTIMIKACYKNGEVEKALNLYDEMIAMGLHPTDLTYTTLIKSMGKRKGFMDKAFHFYNLMKCEDMPITKSVYQHLLKCCGRNGVYSRAELTLNEYKNAGFQPEEVDIYHLIMSMKKGARVKGLSGVTIRKVFDMIKTAADGGVAITSVTLNGLIELYQAGGFYKYAIEVLEIFPHFNATPNQHTYEILLKFLGSELKEPGMFFNLWKLMRSKGVTPSHKLMCLALQVALMSGSSKMTLEVLREMYNLRIFPTPKLVTELYKRGKHIVEIHLAVKDLEELQRNLVQQRCKRETELLQSYVDERQLNSYAQGKKLNQPTMYHRLRSKTFKRLKQHT
- a CDS encoding hypothetical protein (overlaps_old_locusTagID:BBM_III09500); this encodes MSKVSSLTAQSLGQLDQPSKSGIMDPKFSNCNDSTVKERLKVGILSSDHKYGLGRGLYAAKLLLHLLLIRNAHRKRLYDYITPGIMGNNDILDDLLLTDDMEITGIYIIGDQEYNYATDNENELIGCKIQVKRLYVRNPLLLEQIDNESLEAGSYCRNLEAIYLIKNIPVDLVLVANCLEDVALGSLCHSMLGLGGGSIIRNQYLQPLISNDVTSCGYRKVLFIGRPFRDLTAKEIYLLARHENLVSNVAYNSSIRYLYQMEFLLDIGEKHPNSLKNIAKLTAGSNINCTMVNVCAICKFVSNRDNGDICSACLEISNISEKAKSYLHSLI
- a CDS encoding conserved Plasmodium protein, unknown function (overlaps_old_locusTagID:BBM_III09500;~overlaps_old_locusTagID:BBM_III09505), with the translated sequence MGDRQWKELLNWTLKNAISDTNDNDNTTKFKKMSKEDLDFLTKALESTKEAEKQLETAIKDTVSFVNGEFQLDDANIMKNLYIIESYLDEHPAHSLDIAKNEILNTLMKLIESDNVEIVKLTLKILTSALGNNEVVSNEAFSRGLLDKLFSRIDGFYDISPIISTMSALVSSYPPSGKDFAKFGRYNLLNSIFETNHAHRTKEKATMLIYHLVNNKVVDLNMLNVDGIIASILPFKDESLQFREVFGEMVLSIIENYPKQIDKVQLTQLLQSDGSKWDSDVLQQQLTQIKNFLNN